The genomic window CGCTGGCCTTCGCCCGCGAAGGGGCGGACGTCCTGATCTCCTACCTCAACGAGGAGTCGGACGCGAGGGAGACCGCCAGGATGGTGGAGGCCTCCGGCCGGAAGTGCATCGCGGTCGCCGGCGACATCCAGCAGGAAGGCCATTGTCGGGCCCTCGTCGAGCGGGCGGTGGAGGAGTTCGGCAAGGTCGACATCCTGGTCAACAACGCCGCCTACCAGATGACCCGCGAGTCCATCGAGGAGATCTCCACCGAGGAGTTCGATCGCACCCTCAAGACGAATCTCTACGCCATGTTCTGGCTGAGCAAGGCGGCAGTCCCGCACATGCCCGAGGGCGGGGCGATCATCAACACGACCTCGATCCAGGCCGACAACCCCAGCCCGCAGCTCCTGCCTTACGCGATGACGAAGGCGGGCATCCAGAACTTCACCGGCGGGTTGGCGCAGATGCTCGGTAAGAAGGGCATCCGGGTGAATTGCGTCGCGCCGGGCCCGATCTGGACGCCGCTGATCCCCGCGACCATGCCGGAGGAGAAGGTCAAGAACTTCGGCAAGGACGTGGCCCTGGGCCGACCCGGACAGCCGGCCGAGCTCGCCCCCGTCTACGTCCTGCTGGCGTCGGACGATTCCAGCTACATGGCCGGATCGACGATCGCCGTCACCGGCGGGAAGCCGCTGATCTGAACCGGGCTCGACACTTCGACCCACCAGCCAGGAGCCGCGAATGAAGGCCGTCGTCTTCCACGGGCTCGGGGACATCCGCCTCGATGATGTCCCCGAGCCGAAGATCGAGCAGCCCACCGACGCGATCGTGCGCCTCACTGCGAGCGCGATCTGCGGCACGGACCTGCACATGATCCGCGGCACGATGCCGGGCATGGTCCCCGGCACGATCCTCGGGCACGAGGGCGTGGGCGTGGTCGAGGAGGTCGGCACCTCCGTCCTGGACATCAAGCCCGGCGACCGGGTGGTCGTGCCCTCGACCATCTGCTGCGGCCACTGCTCGTATTGCACCTCGGGATACCACTCCCAGTGCGACAATGCCAATCCCAACGGGAAGACCGCCGGGACCGCGTTCTTCGGCGGGCCGAGGACGACCGGCCCGATC from Aquisphaera giovannonii includes these protein-coding regions:
- a CDS encoding glucose 1-dehydrogenase, which produces MPQDPREKGSKPPHPSQQQAPPGLESEMDPPPDYGEKSYKGTGKLAGKSAIITGGDSGIGRAVALAFAREGADVLISYLNEESDARETARMVEASGRKCIAVAGDIQQEGHCRALVERAVEEFGKVDILVNNAAYQMTRESIEEISTEEFDRTLKTNLYAMFWLSKAAVPHMPEGGAIINTTSIQADNPSPQLLPYAMTKAGIQNFTGGLAQMLGKKGIRVNCVAPGPIWTPLIPATMPEEKVKNFGKDVALGRPGQPAELAPVYVLLASDDSSYMAGSTIAVTGGKPLI